From the genome of Malus sylvestris chromosome 6, drMalSylv7.2, whole genome shotgun sequence, one region includes:
- the LOC126626500 gene encoding uncharacterized protein LOC126626500 isoform X1, whose translation MATTLLPETAQKLLTREALRSAAKQSQRCLTTPVRLRRAIKKYLREQDEPHMKRKVLRLSESFSQIKDVNSQLVTATSQQLVEDPLRSVDQSQRWKIRSNYGDIGLTYRDDETIAYVASRMPAVFSACHRVLKEVRRRIPEFSPAKVLDFGAGTGSAFWALREVWPHSLEKVNLVEPSQSMQRAGQKLTQGQKNLPLIHSYDSLQSLTKSFTKSEREHDLVIASYVLGEIPSLKDRITIVRQLWDLTRDVLVLIEPGTPQGSSIISQMRSHILWMEKRKCRKSKDGSEETSKDLVTQKSGAFIVAPCSHDGQCPLEKAGKYCHFVQRLERTSVQRAFKRSKGGQPLRGFEDEKFSFVAFRRGQRPREPWPLDGMKFETLKEQHAKRSPEDLEIDLDESISSQQADLVPFEEPNPVNYDSDVMETDMVDENDKNNEEEDETGHADLGGGWGRIIYMPVRRGKQVTMDVCRSTKRDGSEGELQRVVVTKSKNPTLHLQARKSIWGDLWPF comes from the exons ATGGCGACGACTCTGCTCCCGGAGACCGCCCAAAAGCTCCTAACCCGAGAAGCCCTCCGCTCCGCTGCCAAACAATCCCAGCGCTGCCTCACAACCCCCGTCCGCCTCCGCCGCGCCATAAAAAAATACCTCCGAg AGCAGGATGAGCCCCACATGAAGAGGAAGGTGCTGAGGCTATCGGAATCCTTCAGCCAAATCAAGGATGTGAACTCGCAGCTTGTTACGGCGACTTCACAGCAGCTCGTTGAGGACCCTTTGCGGTCTGTCGACCAATCGCAGAGGTGGAAGATCAGGAGCAACTATGGAGATATCGGACTCACCTACAGAGATGACGAGACCATTGCTTATGTTGCTTCCAGAATGCCTGCTGTTTTCTCTGCCTGTCACAGAGTTCTCAAGGAG GTTCGTAGAAGGATACCTGAGTTCTCTCCAGCTAAAGTGTTGGATTTTGGAGCTGGCACGGGCTCGGCTTTCTG GGCACTACGAGAAGTCTGGCCACATTCCTTGGAGAAAGTTAATTTAGTGGAGCCATCCCAATCAATGCAGCGGGCTGGGCAGAAGCTTACACAAG GTCAGAAGAACTTGCCACTTATTCATAGTTATGATAGCCTCCAGTCATTGACAAAAAGTTTCACCAAGTCAGAGCGAGAACATGACCTTGTAATTGCT TCCTATGTGCTTGGAGAGATACCATCGCTCAAGGATCGAATTACTATAGTACGCCAACTATGGGATCTTACACGGGATGTCCTG GTTTTGATTGAACCTGGAACACCGCAAGGATCTAGTATCATTTCTCAGATGCGTTCTCATATATTATGGATGGAAAAAAGG AAATGCCGTAAATCTAAAGATGGATCTGAAGAAACTTCAAAGGACTTGGTGACTCAAAAGAGTGGTGCATTTATAGTTGCTCCG TGCTCTCATGATGGACAATGTCCGCTGGAAAAAGCTGGAAAGTATTGTCATTTTGTTCAGCGCTTGGAGAGGACATCTGTTCAGCGTGCATTCAAG CGATCCAAGGGTGGGCAACCATTACGTGGCTTTGAAGATGAGAAATTTAGCTTTGTTGCATTCAGGCGAGGACAAAGACCACG GGAACCTTGGCCGCTTGATGGTATGAAATTTGAGACTTTAAAGGAGCAACATGCTAAACGGAGTCCAGAAGATCTCGAGATAGACCTTG ATGAGTCAATTAGCTCGCAGCAAGCTGATCTCGTTCCATTTGAAGAACCAAATCCAGTTAACTATGATTCCGATGTTATGGAAACTGATATGGtggatgaaaatgacaaaaacaacGAAGAGGAAGATGAAACAGGTCATGCTGATCTTGGTGGCGGTTGGGGTAGGATTATCTATATGCCTGTACGAAGGGGCAAACAGGTTACAATGGATGTTTGTCGATCAACCAAACGGGATGGTTCAGAAGGTGAACTTCAGAGAGTGGTTGTCACAAAGAGTAAGAACCCTACATTACATCTGCA
- the LOC126626500 gene encoding uncharacterized protein LOC126626500 isoform X2: MKRKVLRLSESFSQIKDVNSQLVTATSQQLVEDPLRSVDQSQRWKIRSNYGDIGLTYRDDETIAYVASRMPAVFSACHRVLKEVRRRIPEFSPAKVLDFGAGTGSAFWALREVWPHSLEKVNLVEPSQSMQRAGQKLTQGQKNLPLIHSYDSLQSLTKSFTKSEREHDLVIASYVLGEIPSLKDRITIVRQLWDLTRDVLVLIEPGTPQGSSIISQMRSHILWMEKRKCRKSKDGSEETSKDLVTQKSGAFIVAPCSHDGQCPLEKAGKYCHFVQRLERTSVQRAFKRSKGGQPLRGFEDEKFSFVAFRRGQRPREPWPLDGMKFETLKEQHAKRSPEDLEIDLDESISSQQADLVPFEEPNPVNYDSDVMETDMVDENDKNNEEEDETGHADLGGGWGRIIYMPVRRGKQVTMDVCRSTKRDGSEGELQRVVVTKSKNPTLHLQARKSIWGDLWPF, translated from the exons ATGAAGAGGAAGGTGCTGAGGCTATCGGAATCCTTCAGCCAAATCAAGGATGTGAACTCGCAGCTTGTTACGGCGACTTCACAGCAGCTCGTTGAGGACCCTTTGCGGTCTGTCGACCAATCGCAGAGGTGGAAGATCAGGAGCAACTATGGAGATATCGGACTCACCTACAGAGATGACGAGACCATTGCTTATGTTGCTTCCAGAATGCCTGCTGTTTTCTCTGCCTGTCACAGAGTTCTCAAGGAG GTTCGTAGAAGGATACCTGAGTTCTCTCCAGCTAAAGTGTTGGATTTTGGAGCTGGCACGGGCTCGGCTTTCTG GGCACTACGAGAAGTCTGGCCACATTCCTTGGAGAAAGTTAATTTAGTGGAGCCATCCCAATCAATGCAGCGGGCTGGGCAGAAGCTTACACAAG GTCAGAAGAACTTGCCACTTATTCATAGTTATGATAGCCTCCAGTCATTGACAAAAAGTTTCACCAAGTCAGAGCGAGAACATGACCTTGTAATTGCT TCCTATGTGCTTGGAGAGATACCATCGCTCAAGGATCGAATTACTATAGTACGCCAACTATGGGATCTTACACGGGATGTCCTG GTTTTGATTGAACCTGGAACACCGCAAGGATCTAGTATCATTTCTCAGATGCGTTCTCATATATTATGGATGGAAAAAAGG AAATGCCGTAAATCTAAAGATGGATCTGAAGAAACTTCAAAGGACTTGGTGACTCAAAAGAGTGGTGCATTTATAGTTGCTCCG TGCTCTCATGATGGACAATGTCCGCTGGAAAAAGCTGGAAAGTATTGTCATTTTGTTCAGCGCTTGGAGAGGACATCTGTTCAGCGTGCATTCAAG CGATCCAAGGGTGGGCAACCATTACGTGGCTTTGAAGATGAGAAATTTAGCTTTGTTGCATTCAGGCGAGGACAAAGACCACG GGAACCTTGGCCGCTTGATGGTATGAAATTTGAGACTTTAAAGGAGCAACATGCTAAACGGAGTCCAGAAGATCTCGAGATAGACCTTG ATGAGTCAATTAGCTCGCAGCAAGCTGATCTCGTTCCATTTGAAGAACCAAATCCAGTTAACTATGATTCCGATGTTATGGAAACTGATATGGtggatgaaaatgacaaaaacaacGAAGAGGAAGATGAAACAGGTCATGCTGATCTTGGTGGCGGTTGGGGTAGGATTATCTATATGCCTGTACGAAGGGGCAAACAGGTTACAATGGATGTTTGTCGATCAACCAAACGGGATGGTTCAGAAGGTGAACTTCAGAGAGTGGTTGTCACAAAGAGTAAGAACCCTACATTACATCTGCA